Part of the Mesotoga infera genome, GGAGAAACAACTAAGACAACATAGATGGAGACGCTGCTTATATGGATTTTTCTACAGACATCATTGTGGAGGTGGGGAAATGAAGAATCCGATACTGGTTGCGCTCTTTATTCTTCTGTTTCTAACCGGTGTGCAGGCGGGGGCCAATCCAGCTGATTCGGCGAATCGGGAAGTGGATATGGTATTTGTGGAAAGAGGCAGCTTCAATATGGGAGATGAAGTCGGAGACCTATGGCAAGAAAATCGTCCCGTACACAAGGTTACACTCACTTACGATTTCTATATCGATAAGTACGAAGTGACTTTTGACGAATACGATGCATTCTGTGAATCGACTGGGAAAAGCAAACCCGGCGATGAAGGCTGGGGAAGGGAAAAGAGACCGGTTATCAACGTCAGCTGGAACGACGCTATGGAATACTGCAATTGGCTTAGTGAGAAGGAAAAGCTCCCGAAGGCATACGACGAAAATGGAAATTTGATAGACAGGGATGGAGTGGTCGTGACAGATCCTTCGAAGGTTGTCGGATACAGACTGCCCACAGAGGCCGAGTGGGAATATGCCGCCCGTGGGGGGAAGGAAAGCAAGGGCTTCTGGTATTCGGGAAGCAACAACGCTGATGAAGTGGCCTGGTATTCGCATAATTCGGGAGACGAGCTTCTTGAAGGCTCTCTTAGTGATGAAAGTGGCTTAAAAGCCATTACTGAAAACAACTGTAGATCGCACGAGGTAGGGACAAAAGCGCCAAACGAGATTGGACTTTATGACATGTCTGGGAACGTATGGGAGCTTTGTTCCGACTGGTTTTACGACTATACCGATTCTGGGCAGACGAATCCGTATAATGACAGCGGTTCCTTCAAGGTCTTTCATGGTGGCAGCTGGTTCGACCACGTAAGCCGATTACGTGTGGCGGGTCGAAGTGGCAACGGGCGTACCTTCAAATACTACTATTTGGGGTTCCGCGTTTGCAGGACAGCTTTTTGAGTTTGCCCTGACTGTTTTCTTCAAGTCAAGGGCAGCTGGGGACTAACAGGGCTTCGGGTATAAGCAAAACTCTTCTTCTCACTATGGATGGAGTTTGTGGCATATGAACTTGAGCCCTTATGTAAGCGTGCCAGGGGCTGCATGATTTAGCCTAACTGAAAGCGG contains:
- a CDS encoding formylglycine-generating enzyme family protein, whose product is MVFVERGSFNMGDEVGDLWQENRPVHKVTLTYDFYIDKYEVTFDEYDAFCESTGKSKPGDEGWGREKRPVINVSWNDAMEYCNWLSEKEKLPKAYDENGNLIDRDGVVVTDPSKVVGYRLPTEAEWEYAARGGKESKGFWYSGSNNADEVAWYSHNSGDELLEGSLSDESGLKAITENNCRSHEVGTKAPNEIGLYDMSGNVWELCSDWFYDYTDSGQTNPYNDSGSFKVFHGGSWFDHVSRLRVAGRSGNGRTFKYYYLGFRVCRTAF